A window of the Halobacterium hubeiense genome harbors these coding sequences:
- a CDS encoding CDP-alcohol phosphatidyltransferase family protein, which yields MTLDTYRDLANRLLRPWVRAAVAVGATPDVISVVAFVFAVGAAAAFYGATPLLYAVGALCVVVNGWLDLLDGAVARELGTDSVAGDLLDHVLDRYADVVIVAGLAAGIGRYDLGLAAVTGVLLTSYLGTQAQAVGLDRVYGGLLGRADRLALVGITGGLSVFIPAVGGFSLAAWLLALFAVVGHLTAIQRFVSAWRQLS from the coding sequence ATGACCCTCGACACGTACCGTGACCTCGCGAACCGGCTGCTGCGGCCGTGGGTGCGCGCAGCCGTCGCCGTCGGCGCCACGCCCGACGTCATCAGCGTCGTTGCGTTCGTGTTCGCGGTCGGCGCCGCCGCCGCGTTCTACGGCGCAACGCCCCTCCTGTACGCGGTGGGCGCGCTCTGCGTCGTCGTGAATGGCTGGCTGGACCTCCTGGACGGCGCGGTCGCACGCGAACTCGGCACGGACTCGGTGGCCGGCGACCTCCTCGATCACGTGCTCGACCGGTATGCGGACGTGGTCATCGTCGCCGGCCTCGCCGCCGGCATCGGCCGCTACGACCTCGGCCTTGCTGCTGTTACTGGCGTCCTGCTCACCTCCTATCTGGGGACGCAAGCGCAGGCGGTCGGCCTCGACCGCGTCTACGGCGGCCTGCTCGGGCGCGCGGACCGGCTCGCGCTCGTCGGCATCACCGGCGGGCTCTCCGTGTTCATCCCGGCTGTCGGTGGGTTCTCGCTGGCCGCGTGGCTGCTCGCGCTGTTCGCCGTCGTCGGCCACCTCACCGCGATTCAGCGGTTCGTCTCCGCGTGGCGCCAACTGTCCTGA
- a CDS encoding adenylate kinase family protein: MRVAVTGTPGTGKTTATEHLDTDLDIVHLNDVIQEEDLYTEVDEARDSKVADLDAVRDWLDGREDVLVESHLSHLLDADRVVVLRCAPGELERRLIERGEPSEKAEENAESEALDVILSETVRDHGKPNVYEIDTTDRDPAAVADDIEAVLAGDRDPSAGEVDFTEYL, encoded by the coding sequence GTGAGAGTCGCTGTCACCGGGACGCCGGGCACGGGGAAGACGACCGCCACCGAGCACCTCGACACCGACCTCGACATCGTCCACCTCAACGACGTCATCCAGGAAGAGGACCTCTACACGGAGGTCGACGAGGCGCGGGACAGCAAGGTCGCGGACCTCGACGCTGTCCGCGACTGGCTGGACGGCCGCGAGGACGTGCTCGTGGAGTCGCACCTATCGCACCTATTGGACGCCGACCGCGTGGTCGTGTTGCGCTGTGCGCCCGGCGAGCTGGAGCGCCGGCTCATCGAGCGCGGCGAACCCAGCGAGAAGGCCGAGGAGAACGCCGAGAGCGAGGCGCTGGACGTCATCCTCTCGGAGACCGTCCGCGACCACGGGAAGCCGAACGTCTACGAAATCGACACCACCGACCGCGACCCGGCGGCGGTCGCCGACGACATCGAAGCCGTGCTCGCGGGCGACCGCGACCCCTCCGCGGGCGAGGTGGACTTCACTGAGTATCTATGA
- the hisC gene encoding histidinol-phosphate transaminase, which produces MELRDLSDHVEYRAGRGIEEVARELGRDPAEFVKLSSNENPHGPSPKAEAAIRETASEVHRYPKAVHADLTAALADQWDVSDKQVWLANGGDGALDYLARATLAPGDRVLVPTPGFTYYGMSARFHHGEVAEYDVRTDDGFALTAERVLDAYDGERVVYLTSPHNPTGHRFTLDAVEEVADRADEDTLVVVDEAYGEFTDAPSAVSLLDERDDIAVLRTFSKAYGLAGIRLGYALTPPAWADAYARVQTPFAASAIACRAGTAALDDDEHVEQTVESVKWARQYMHDELDARTYESHGNFVLADVGDATEVAEAAKRKGVLIRDCSSFGLPEHVRITCGTREETERAVAVLNEVLAE; this is translated from the coding sequence ATGGAACTACGGGACCTCTCCGACCACGTGGAGTACCGGGCCGGTCGGGGCATCGAGGAGGTCGCACGGGAGCTGGGACGCGACCCCGCGGAGTTCGTGAAGCTCTCCTCGAACGAGAACCCCCACGGCCCGAGTCCGAAGGCCGAAGCCGCCATCCGCGAGACCGCCTCGGAGGTCCACCGCTACCCGAAAGCCGTCCACGCCGACCTCACCGCCGCGCTCGCCGACCAGTGGGACGTCAGCGACAAGCAGGTGTGGCTGGCGAACGGCGGCGACGGCGCGCTCGATTACCTCGCTCGGGCGACGCTCGCACCCGGGGACCGCGTGCTCGTCCCCACGCCCGGATTCACGTACTACGGGATGAGTGCGCGCTTCCACCACGGAGAGGTTGCCGAGTACGACGTGCGGACCGACGACGGGTTCGCGCTCACCGCGGAGCGCGTGCTGGACGCGTACGACGGCGAGCGCGTCGTCTACCTGACGAGCCCCCACAACCCCACGGGCCACCGGTTCACGCTGGACGCCGTGGAGGAGGTCGCCGACCGGGCCGACGAGGACACGCTGGTCGTCGTCGACGAGGCGTACGGCGAGTTCACCGACGCGCCTTCGGCCGTCTCGCTGCTCGACGAACGGGACGATATTGCAGTTCTCAGGACGTTTTCGAAGGCGTACGGACTGGCGGGCATCCGCCTCGGGTATGCGCTCACGCCCCCGGCGTGGGCGGACGCGTACGCTCGCGTGCAGACGCCGTTCGCCGCCAGCGCCATCGCGTGCCGCGCGGGCACCGCCGCACTGGACGACGACGAGCACGTCGAGCAGACCGTCGAGAGCGTCAAGTGGGCGCGACAGTACATGCACGACGAACTCGACGCCCGGACGTACGAGAGCCACGGGAACTTCGTGCTCGCGGACGTCGGCGACGCCACCGAAGTCGCGGAGGCAGCCAAGCGCAAGGGCGTCCTGATTCGGGACTGTTCGAGCTTCGGGCTCCCCGAGCACGTCCGCATCACCTGCGGCACCCGCGAGGAGACCGAGCGCGCCGTCGCGGTGCTCAACGAGGTGCTTGCAGAGTGA
- a CDS encoding Rieske (2Fe-2S) protein → MSRYRVTSVADVHEEGGTVFTVRDEHGGDEEVLLVPCEDGVEAWVNRCTHEPQRLYREGVGATVRNGEVVCPRHGSMFDTCSGHCDNGEAADTTLVDVEITVEDGQVYLTDDDVQYLHDGLKQDDEDDETPSSTSHIQF, encoded by the coding sequence ATGAGCCGCTATCGCGTGACGAGCGTCGCGGACGTCCATGAGGAGGGCGGCACGGTGTTTACGGTGCGGGACGAACACGGCGGCGACGAGGAAGTCCTGCTGGTGCCCTGCGAGGACGGCGTGGAGGCGTGGGTGAACCGCTGTACGCACGAGCCACAGCGCCTCTACCGGGAGGGCGTGGGTGCGACTGTGCGGAACGGCGAGGTCGTCTGCCCGCGACACGGGTCGATGTTCGACACCTGTAGCGGCCACTGCGACAACGGCGAGGCCGCGGACACGACCCTCGTCGACGTCGAAATCACCGTCGAGGACGGCCAAGTCTACCTCACGGACGACGACGTGCAGTACCTCCACGACGGCCTCAAGCAGGACGACGAGGACGACGAAACCCCGAGTTCGACCTCGCACATCCAGTTCTGA
- a CDS encoding DoxX family protein gives MTDQTDDRSLSTLGRVALGLGLAAQASEDFRDMEDAVEYAESAGVPMPDVLAPLASGTMVAAGLGIAVWRLPKLATGAAATFLTVVTATMHDFWNADEDDASGERLAFFGNLAMLGGVLVFLLEAYRSEE, from the coding sequence ATGACAGACCAAACCGACGACCGGTCGCTGTCGACGCTCGGGCGCGTCGCGCTCGGCCTCGGGCTCGCCGCGCAGGCCAGCGAGGACTTCCGCGACATGGAGGACGCCGTCGAGTACGCCGAGTCCGCGGGCGTCCCGATGCCCGACGTGCTGGCGCCGCTCGCGTCCGGGACGATGGTCGCCGCCGGCCTCGGCATCGCCGTCTGGCGGCTCCCGAAGCTCGCGACGGGCGCGGCGGCGACGTTCCTCACCGTCGTCACGGCGACGATGCACGACTTCTGGAACGCCGACGAGGACGACGCGAGCGGCGAGCGCCTCGCGTTCTTCGGGAACCTCGCGATGCTCGGCGGCGTGCTCGTCTTCCTCCTGGAGGCGTACCGGAGTGAGGAGTAA
- the proC gene encoding pyrroline-5-carboxylate reductase, with protein sequence MKHVSVIGCGNMGGAFVRGLAKAGGYRVTAIDLDPDALEGVADAADETTTDSAAARDADVVVLAVKPSVAAAVLDDLDLRADQTLITLAAGVPREFVAAQTDANVVRIMPNLAAETRDMAAAATQEGITDEVRAILDDLGEFVVVDESKMDTATAVNGSGPAFAFYLIEAMKDAGVDAGLDAEQAETLAAQTFKGAAETVLQDERSVDELIDAVCSPKGTTIEGMDVLWDSDADEAVRAAVKAAERRSRELAEEFENE encoded by the coding sequence ATGAAACACGTCAGCGTCATCGGCTGCGGGAACATGGGCGGGGCGTTCGTCCGTGGGCTCGCGAAGGCCGGCGGGTACAGAGTGACGGCAATCGACCTCGACCCCGACGCACTGGAGGGCGTCGCGGACGCCGCCGACGAGACGACCACGGACAGCGCGGCGGCACGGGACGCGGACGTCGTCGTCCTCGCGGTGAAACCCAGCGTCGCCGCGGCCGTGCTGGACGACCTTGACCTGCGCGCCGACCAGACTCTCATCACGCTCGCGGCGGGCGTCCCCCGCGAGTTCGTCGCCGCGCAGACCGACGCCAACGTCGTCCGCATCATGCCGAACCTCGCCGCCGAGACCCGCGACATGGCCGCGGCGGCGACGCAGGAGGGCATCACCGATGAGGTGCGCGCCATCCTCGACGACCTCGGGGAGTTCGTCGTCGTCGACGAGTCCAAGATGGACACCGCGACCGCGGTCAACGGCAGCGGCCCGGCGTTCGCGTTCTACCTCATCGAGGCGATGAAAGACGCCGGCGTGGACGCCGGCCTGGACGCCGAGCAGGCGGAGACGCTGGCCGCGCAGACGTTCAAGGGTGCCGCGGAGACGGTACTCCAGGACGAGCGCAGCGTCGACGAACTCATCGACGCGGTCTGCTCGCCGAAGGGGACGACCATCGAGGGCATGGACGTGCTGTGGGACAGCGACGCTGACGAGGCCGTGCGCGCGGCTGTGAAGGCCGCCGAGCGGCGCTCCCGGGAGCTCGCGGAGGAGTTCGAGAATGAGTGA
- the proB gene encoding glutamate 5-kinase, with translation MSEQIQTNAVDTDAVERARQRAADAQRVVVKAGTNSLTDDQSQLDRDKLDKLVDDIMDLRERGKDVLLVSSGAVGAGKGRVDEDVETVEESQALATVGQSHLMRHYTESFDRYDQKIAQLLLTEHDLSNPERFTNTRNTVETLLDWGIVPIINENDAVATEEIRIGDNDMLSSSVAIGVDVDLLVTLTDVGGVYTANPKHDDTAERIESVAENYSEVQQLVSESTPEQFGGIQTKVERARAAAEHDIPAVIAKSTEPGVLGKIATAKPVGTLFVPTNGDTDE, from the coding sequence ATGAGTGAGCAGATTCAGACGAACGCCGTCGACACCGACGCCGTCGAGCGCGCCCGCCAGCGCGCCGCGGACGCCCAGCGCGTCGTCGTGAAGGCGGGGACGAACTCGCTGACCGACGACCAGTCGCAACTCGACCGCGACAAACTCGACAAGCTCGTCGACGACATCATGGACCTCCGCGAGCGCGGGAAGGACGTGCTGCTGGTGTCCTCGGGCGCGGTCGGCGCCGGGAAGGGCCGCGTCGACGAGGACGTCGAGACCGTCGAGGAGAGTCAGGCGCTGGCGACGGTCGGGCAGAGCCACCTGATGCGCCACTACACGGAGAGCTTCGACCGCTACGACCAGAAGATCGCCCAGCTGTTGCTGACCGAGCACGACCTCTCGAACCCCGAGCGGTTCACGAACACCCGCAACACCGTCGAGACGCTGCTGGACTGGGGCATCGTCCCCATCATCAACGAAAACGACGCGGTCGCCACCGAGGAGATTCGCATCGGCGACAACGACATGCTGTCGTCGTCGGTCGCCATCGGCGTGGACGTCGACCTGCTGGTGACGCTGACCGACGTGGGTGGCGTCTACACCGCGAACCCGAAACACGACGACACCGCCGAGCGCATCGAGTCCGTCGCCGAGAACTACAGCGAGGTCCAGCAGCTGGTCAGCGAGAGCACGCCCGAGCAGTTCGGTGGCATCCAGACGAAAGTCGAGCGGGCGCGCGCGGCCGCCGAGCACGACATCCCCGCGGTCATCGCGAAGTCCACGGAGCCCGGCGTGCTCGGGAAAATCGCTACTGCCAAGCCCGTCGGCACGCTATTCGTTCCCACGAACGGTGACACCGATGAGTGA
- a CDS encoding glutamate-5-semialdehyde dehydrogenase, giving the protein MSERDTDAQVTEAERAALDLANVDEAARNDALQSMADAIRAHEDEILAANEEDVEAAEEMLERGEYTQALVDRLELDAAKLDDIAAMVESVAEQDDPLGETLAARELDEDLELYKVAVPIGVVATVFESRPDALVQIAALALKSGNAVILKGGSEASESNRVLYDVIREATEDLPTGWAQLIEAREDVDRLLEMDDKVDLVMPRGSSAFVSYIQDNTQIPVLGHTEGVCHVYVDEDADLEMAEDVAFDAKVQYPAVCNAVETLLVSEAVADEFLPGMVERYEDAGVELRGDEATRDIVDIDPATEDDWDTEYGDLELAIKVVEDVYDAVDHVNAHGSKHTESILTEDEDAAAVFMRGIDAASVFHNASTRFADGYRYGLGAEVGISTGKIHARGPVGLEGLTTYKYYLEGDGQLVATYSGEDAAPFTHEDFDAEWQPGRLSGE; this is encoded by the coding sequence ATGAGTGAACGCGACACCGACGCCCAGGTGACCGAAGCGGAGCGCGCGGCACTTGACCTCGCGAACGTCGACGAGGCGGCGCGAAACGACGCGCTGCAGTCGATGGCGGACGCGATTCGCGCCCACGAGGACGAGATTCTCGCCGCCAACGAGGAAGACGTCGAGGCGGCCGAGGAGATGCTGGAACGCGGCGAGTACACGCAGGCGCTCGTGGACCGTCTCGAACTCGACGCCGCGAAGCTGGACGACATCGCGGCGATGGTCGAGTCAGTCGCCGAGCAGGACGACCCGCTCGGGGAGACGCTGGCGGCCCGCGAACTCGACGAGGACCTCGAACTGTACAAGGTCGCGGTGCCCATCGGCGTGGTCGCGACCGTCTTCGAGTCGCGGCCGGACGCGCTCGTCCAGATTGCGGCGCTCGCGCTGAAGTCCGGGAACGCGGTCATTCTGAAGGGCGGCAGCGAGGCCAGCGAGTCCAACCGCGTGCTCTACGACGTCATCCGCGAGGCGACGGAGGACCTGCCGACGGGCTGGGCGCAGCTCATCGAGGCCCGCGAGGACGTCGACCGGCTGCTGGAGATGGACGACAAAGTGGACCTCGTGATGCCGCGTGGGTCCTCGGCGTTCGTCAGCTACATCCAGGACAACACCCAGATTCCCGTGCTCGGCCACACGGAGGGCGTCTGCCACGTCTACGTGGACGAGGACGCAGACCTCGAAATGGCTGAGGATGTCGCCTTCGACGCGAAAGTCCAGTACCCCGCGGTGTGCAACGCCGTGGAGACGCTGCTCGTCAGCGAGGCCGTCGCCGACGAGTTCCTCCCGGGAATGGTCGAGCGCTACGAGGACGCGGGCGTGGAACTGCGCGGCGACGAGGCGACCCGCGACATCGTGGACATCGACCCCGCCACGGAGGACGACTGGGATACCGAGTACGGCGACCTCGAACTCGCCATCAAAGTGGTCGAGGACGTCTACGACGCCGTCGACCACGTCAACGCCCACGGCTCGAAGCACACCGAGTCCATCCTCACGGAGGACGAGGACGCCGCCGCCGTGTTCATGCGGGGCATCGACGCCGCGAGCGTCTTCCACAACGCCTCCACGCGGTTCGCGGACGGCTACCGCTACGGGCTCGGCGCCGAGGTCGGCATCTCCACGGGCAAGATTCACGCCCGCGGTCCCGTCGGCCTCGAAGGCCTGACGACGTACAAGTACTACCTGGAGGGCGACGGCCAGCTCGTCGCGACCTACAGCGGCGAGGACGCCGCGCCGTTCACCCACGAGGACTTCGACGCGGAGTGGCAGCCCGGCCGGCTCAGCGGCGAGTAG
- a CDS encoding ribbon-helix-helix domain-containing protein translates to MSEAATEGDEEDEIVTVNFKATQSFLDEIDEAWQGRGFNSRSEFIRYTLRDAVENPTFDRDELIALLAAEADAREGTTMDAEQARESFGTSDE, encoded by the coding sequence ATGTCCGAAGCAGCCACGGAAGGGGACGAGGAGGACGAAATCGTCACGGTGAATTTCAAAGCCACGCAGTCGTTCCTCGACGAAATCGACGAAGCGTGGCAGGGCCGCGGGTTCAACAGCCGGAGCGAGTTCATCCGGTACACGCTCCGTGACGCCGTCGAGAACCCGACGTTCGACCGCGACGAGCTAATCGCACTGCTCGCTGCTGAGGCAGACGCCCGTGAGGGAACGACGATGGACGCCGAGCAAGCGCGGGAGTCGTTCGGCACGAGCGATGAGTGA
- a CDS encoding type II toxin-antitoxin system RelE family toxin, translating into MSDEEWTWELSATAQSDLDSLSLEEQDRILDKLDEIVNSPWRDPPDYGEPLQNSPHRKIRVGEFRLAATFRQDEQRLVVARIKRRGGAYTADDD; encoded by the coding sequence ATGAGTGACGAGGAGTGGACGTGGGAGCTCTCCGCGACGGCGCAAAGCGACCTCGACTCGCTATCGCTCGAGGAACAGGACCGAATTCTCGACAAACTCGACGAAATCGTCAATTCCCCGTGGCGCGACCCGCCGGACTACGGTGAACCGCTGCAAAACAGCCCGCACAGGAAAATCCGAGTCGGCGAGTTCCGTCTCGCCGCGACGTTCCGACAGGACGAACAGCGACTCGTCGTCGCCCGAATCAAGCGCCGTGGCGGTGCATACACGGCTGACGACGATTGA
- a CDS encoding GMC family oxidoreductase has product MAANRQPSERADVCIVGAGPAGGIVADKLASEGYDVVVLEAGPRFDEADREQRMERSIRPAHGPDSVWEMGGPRDAYASTGERHYPLNAARVKGVGGSTLHWQGMVMRLHEQDFRLDSETGVGADWPVSYDDLRPYYADAEQALGVAGASDNPFAPPRERPHPLPAFPPSYSDSLFADACEALGITTHSVPNARLSESRDDRSACVGYGTCQPVCPSGAKYDATIHVARAEQQGARVVDRAPVQRLEHDDAGERVTAAVYATPDGSEHRQEAREFVLAAGGVENPRLLLLSESEQYPDGLANSSGLVGRYFMDHLFAGVGGTLDEPTRQNHVGFNTTESHQFYDREDDSRGAIKLEFLNYAGPSPVEMALTGDDWGDEMLDRIRDGYGTHVAMGALVEQRPQKENRIRLHPERTDDHGNPVPDVVWSLDEYTRRTIERANEIQREVLAELGADVQWTVGPESTGPAFHHMGTTRMGADPETSVVNPQLRTHDLRNLTIPSSSVFPTGGAMNPTLTIAALALKAADHVAERL; this is encoded by the coding sequence ATGGCGGCGAACCGCCAGCCGTCCGAGCGCGCGGACGTCTGCATCGTGGGCGCCGGCCCCGCGGGCGGCATCGTCGCGGACAAACTGGCCAGCGAGGGCTACGACGTGGTCGTGCTGGAAGCCGGCCCGCGCTTCGACGAGGCGGACCGCGAACAGCGCATGGAGCGCTCGATTCGGCCCGCGCACGGCCCCGACTCGGTGTGGGAGATGGGCGGCCCGCGGGACGCGTACGCGTCCACGGGCGAGCGCCACTACCCGCTGAACGCGGCGCGCGTGAAGGGCGTCGGCGGGTCCACCCTCCACTGGCAGGGGATGGTGATGCGCCTGCACGAGCAGGACTTCCGGCTCGACAGCGAGACGGGCGTCGGCGCGGACTGGCCGGTGAGCTACGACGACCTGCGGCCGTACTACGCCGACGCCGAGCAGGCGCTGGGCGTCGCGGGCGCCAGCGACAACCCGTTCGCGCCGCCGCGCGAGCGGCCCCACCCGCTGCCGGCGTTCCCGCCGAGCTACTCGGACTCGCTGTTCGCCGACGCCTGCGAGGCACTCGGAATTACGACGCACTCAGTGCCGAACGCCCGCCTCTCCGAATCCCGCGACGACCGGAGCGCCTGCGTCGGATACGGCACCTGCCAGCCCGTCTGCCCGTCGGGCGCGAAGTACGACGCGACCATTCACGTCGCGCGCGCCGAACAGCAGGGCGCCCGCGTCGTGGACCGCGCGCCCGTCCAGCGCCTCGAACACGACGACGCCGGCGAGCGCGTGACGGCCGCGGTGTACGCGACGCCCGACGGCAGCGAGCACCGGCAGGAGGCCCGCGAGTTCGTGCTCGCGGCGGGCGGCGTCGAGAACCCCCGCTTGCTGTTGCTCTCCGAATCCGAGCAGTACCCCGACGGCCTCGCGAACTCCTCGGGGCTGGTGGGCCGGTACTTCATGGACCACCTGTTCGCGGGGGTGGGCGGCACGCTCGACGAGCCCACGCGGCAGAACCACGTCGGGTTCAACACCACGGAGAGCCACCAGTTCTACGACCGCGAGGACGACTCGCGGGGCGCCATCAAGCTCGAATTCTTGAACTACGCGGGCCCGTCGCCCGTGGAGATGGCGCTGACCGGCGACGACTGGGGGGACGAGATGCTCGACCGCATCCGGGACGGCTACGGCACGCACGTCGCGATGGGCGCGCTCGTCGAGCAGCGCCCGCAAAAGGAGAACCGAATCCGGCTCCACCCCGAGCGCACTGACGACCACGGCAACCCCGTGCCGGACGTGGTGTGGTCGCTGGACGAGTACACTCGACGGACCATCGAGCGCGCCAACGAGATTCAACGCGAGGTGCTGGCGGAACTCGGCGCCGACGTCCAGTGGACGGTCGGCCCGGAATCGACGGGGCCGGCGTTCCACCACATGGGCACGACGCGGATGGGCGCCGACCCCGAGACGAGCGTCGTGAACCCCCAGCTACGGACCCACGACCTCCGGAATCTGACGATTCCGTCCTCCAGCGTCTTCCCGACGGGCGGCGCGATGAACCCCACGCTGACTATCGCGGCGCTCGCGCTGAAGGCCGCCGACCACGTCGCCGAGCGCCTGTAG
- a CDS encoding gluconate 2-dehydrogenase subunit 3 family protein: protein MELTRRDVLAALGAAGAAGAVGAGALELSQRDSDDNPVGDHEVATLVAVADVVYPSEVEGVESFVREYSVGRFRDRPEYAAGVAGAVAVLDDYTQHWHDADFAVLDANEREQLLAGMNADTADPVPDGEERERVRYYLVNELLYALFSTPTGGKLAGIENPQGHPGGTASYQRGPQ from the coding sequence ATGGAGCTGACGCGACGGGACGTGCTCGCCGCGCTCGGCGCCGCGGGTGCCGCGGGCGCAGTTGGCGCGGGCGCGCTCGAACTCTCGCAGCGGGACAGCGACGACAATCCAGTCGGCGACCACGAGGTAGCGACGCTGGTCGCGGTCGCGGACGTCGTCTACCCCAGCGAGGTCGAGGGCGTCGAATCGTTCGTCCGCGAGTACAGCGTCGGCCGCTTCCGGGACCGGCCGGAGTACGCGGCGGGCGTCGCGGGCGCCGTGGCCGTGCTGGACGACTACACCCAGCACTGGCACGACGCGGACTTCGCCGTGCTCGACGCCAACGAGCGCGAACAGCTACTCGCCGGGATGAATGCCGACACTGCCGACCCCGTGCCTGACGGCGAGGAGCGCGAGCGCGTCCGCTACTACCTCGTGAACGAACTGCTGTACGCGCTGTTCTCCACACCCACCGGCGGGAAGCTCGCGGGCATCGAGAACCCGCAGGGCCACCCCGGTGGCACGGCGAGCTACCAGCGGGGGCCGCAGTGA
- a CDS encoding fumarylacetoacetate hydrolase family protein — MHWMRFRDPAGAVRRGEYEDGTVSFGDRTYDVEDVEVLAPAEPSKIVCVGRNYAKHAEERGEEVPDRPLLFLKPPNAVAGDGDTVTLPGDNYVEHEAEVGVVIGEQARNVDEADAMDVVAGYTAADDVSNRTDQSEEQNWVRGKAFDGACPLGPVLATPDEVPADADVELRVNGETRQSSSIEHFIFSVPELVAEITEYLTLEPGDIIITGTPAGVDELEDGDEVEVEVEGVGTLTHDVERR; from the coding sequence ATGCACTGGATGCGCTTCCGCGACCCGGCAGGGGCAGTACGACGCGGCGAGTACGAGGACGGCACGGTCTCGTTCGGCGACCGCACGTACGACGTCGAGGACGTCGAGGTGCTGGCGCCGGCGGAGCCGTCGAAAATCGTCTGCGTCGGCCGGAACTACGCGAAGCACGCCGAGGAGCGCGGCGAGGAAGTCCCGGACCGCCCCCTCCTGTTCCTGAAGCCGCCGAACGCCGTCGCCGGCGACGGCGACACCGTGACGCTCCCCGGGGACAACTACGTCGAGCACGAGGCGGAGGTCGGGGTCGTCATCGGCGAGCAGGCCCGAAACGTCGACGAGGCCGACGCCATGGACGTGGTTGCGGGCTACACGGCCGCCGACGATGTCTCGAACCGCACGGACCAGTCCGAGGAGCAGAACTGGGTGCGCGGGAAGGCCTTCGACGGCGCGTGCCCACTCGGGCCCGTGCTGGCGACGCCCGACGAGGTGCCCGCGGACGCGGACGTGGAACTGCGCGTGAACGGGGAGACCCGCCAGTCCTCCTCGATCGAGCACTTCATCTTCTCCGTGCCGGAGCTCGTCGCCGAGATTACGGAGTACCTAACCCTCGAACCGGGCGACATCATCATCACGGGGACGCCGGCGGGCGTCGACGAACTGGAGGACGGCGACGAGGTAGAGGTCGAAGTCGAGGGCGTCGGCACGCTCACCCACGACGTCGAACGCCGGTAG
- a CDS encoding aldo/keto reductase: MKQRRLGSTGFDVSEVSLGTWEIGADWGDVGEEEGKDAVRAALDAGVNFLDTADVYGDGRSERLIREVLDERDEDPVVATKAGRRLDPHEAARYDHENLERFVDRSRENLGVESLDLLQLHCPPTETYYQPETFDALADLQHAGKIDHYGVSVEKVEEGMKAIEYPGVETVQIIFNPLRQRPAERFLDAAARENVGVIVRVPLASGLLTGAIDEDTAFPENDHRNFNREGDAFDVGETFAGVPLDAGVAAVDELREHVPEKLTLPQFALRWILDFDAVSTVIPGSTTPEHIRSNVAASNARPLTHEAHGATRDVYEKYVEEHVHHRW; encoded by the coding sequence ATGAAGCAGCGACGACTCGGTTCGACCGGATTCGACGTCAGCGAAGTCAGCCTCGGCACGTGGGAAATCGGCGCCGACTGGGGCGACGTCGGCGAGGAGGAAGGCAAAGACGCCGTGCGCGCCGCGCTGGACGCGGGCGTGAACTTCCTCGACACCGCCGACGTCTACGGCGACGGCCGCAGCGAGCGCCTCATCCGCGAGGTCCTCGACGAGCGCGACGAGGACCCCGTGGTCGCGACGAAGGCTGGCCGCCGCCTCGACCCCCACGAGGCAGCGCGCTACGACCACGAGAACCTCGAACGGTTCGTCGACCGTTCCCGGGAGAACCTCGGCGTGGAGTCGCTGGACCTCCTCCAACTGCACTGTCCGCCCACGGAGACGTATTACCAGCCGGAGACGTTCGACGCGCTCGCGGACCTCCAGCACGCGGGGAAAATCGACCACTACGGCGTTAGCGTCGAGAAGGTCGAGGAGGGGATGAAGGCCATCGAGTACCCGGGCGTGGAGACCGTCCAGATTATCTTCAATCCGCTCCGCCAGCGGCCCGCCGAGCGCTTCCTCGACGCCGCCGCCCGCGAGAACGTCGGCGTCATCGTGCGCGTGCCGCTCGCGTCGGGACTGCTCACGGGCGCCATCGACGAGGACACGGCGTTCCCGGAGAACGACCACCGGAACTTCAACCGCGAGGGCGACGCCTTCGACGTCGGCGAGACGTTCGCGGGCGTCCCCCTCGACGCGGGCGTCGCCGCCGTCGACGAACTCCGCGAGCACGTCCCCGAGAAGCTCACGCTCCCGCAGTTCGCGCTCCGCTGGATTCTGGACTTCGACGCCGTCTCCACCGTGATTCCGGGGTCGACGACGCCCGAACACATCCGGAGCAACGTCGCGGCGTCGAACGCCCGTCCGCTCACTCACGAGGCCCACGGCGCGACCCGCGACGTCTACGAGAAGTACGTCGAGGAGCACGTCCACCACCGCTGGTAG